A window of Costertonia aggregata contains these coding sequences:
- a CDS encoding glycosyl hydrolase yields MKKILLALELLLILSCSTENTSILDIDTKVSNNMEKSEQIVDDVPNLGNRSKQAILAYFDALITNKQIIVGQHCGDGPDATASYYEDYVDRLADETGRTVGIIGADFGFFPSTDYPVDTLIEHWKSGGLVTVSWHADNPFLDGYDVYCNTVENKEKIHLKTLLRGANKTNKAWINYRTELDNMAGALQQLRDAGVTVIWRPFHEMNGDFFWWGINAYNNQQTNSGDFKALWIDLYNTLTYEYGLDNLIWTYSVIPKTSWNAGVTEFYPGSDYVDLVGMDYYGQNPDFPDYEKLKTLGKTIVMSECGPSENSYGNWDTMHLAHALKGKAAYFLQWHSWDGAKVALKDNHNTIEMMNSPAVITKEEITVPKDF; encoded by the coding sequence ATGAAAAAGATACTCCTAGCTCTAGAGCTTCTCCTCATACTGTCCTGTAGTACGGAAAACACATCAATTTTGGATATTGACACCAAAGTCTCAAACAATATGGAAAAATCGGAACAAATCGTTGATGACGTACCCAACTTGGGCAATAGGAGCAAACAAGCTATTCTCGCGTATTTTGATGCTCTTATTACCAATAAGCAGATTATCGTAGGGCAACATTGCGGTGATGGCCCCGATGCAACGGCATCGTATTATGAAGATTATGTTGACCGTTTGGCTGATGAAACGGGTAGGACCGTTGGTATTATAGGTGCGGATTTTGGTTTTTTTCCTAGTACGGATTACCCTGTTGATACTTTAATAGAACATTGGAAATCGGGAGGATTGGTCACGGTAAGTTGGCATGCGGACAATCCCTTTTTAGATGGGTATGATGTATACTGCAACACTGTAGAGAACAAAGAAAAAATACATTTAAAAACCCTATTGCGTGGGGCGAACAAAACCAATAAGGCCTGGATAAATTACAGGACGGAACTGGATAATATGGCCGGAGCATTGCAGCAACTTCGGGATGCGGGAGTCACGGTAATTTGGCGACCTTTTCATGAAATGAACGGAGACTTTTTTTGGTGGGGCATCAACGCATACAACAATCAACAGACCAATTCGGGGGATTTTAAGGCACTTTGGATCGATCTTTACAACACATTGACCTATGAATATGGCTTGGACAATCTTATTTGGACCTACTCGGTAATTCCAAAGACCAGCTGGAATGCCGGGGTGACCGAATTTTATCCCGGGTCGGATTATGTGGATTTAGTCGGTATGGATTATTATGGCCAAAACCCCGATTTTCCCGATTATGAAAAACTAAAAACATTGGGTAAGACCATTGTTATGAGCGAATGTGGGCCATCTGAAAACAGTTATGGAAATTGGGATACGATGCATTTGGCCCATGCCTTAAAAGGCAAAGCTGCTTATTTTTTACAATGGCATAGTTGGGACGGGGCCAAGGTTGCCCTGAAAGACAATCATAATACGATTGAAATGATGAACAGCCCTGCTGTAATTACAAAAGAAGAGATAACGGTTCCAAAAGATTTTTGA
- a CDS encoding FMN-binding negative transcriptional regulator gives MYVPDHYKNEDLSQVKDFLRHNSFGILINQVNGKPWATHIPLELDTDEHGNDILVSHIAKANPQWKHFNETDQVLCIFNGPHSYISSSWYKAEEVPTWNYIAVHIYGKLKILEEDEVLKSMHKLVAKYEQNSKNPISLSDMSSKTMRQIKGVVGFQISIDDIQATYKLSQGREQDHAKIISELEETNNPGSNAIANEMKS, from the coding sequence ATGTACGTTCCCGATCATTACAAAAACGAAGATTTAAGCCAAGTAAAAGACTTTTTAAGACACAACAGTTTTGGCATTTTAATAAATCAGGTAAACGGAAAACCTTGGGCTACCCATATTCCCTTGGAGCTTGACACCGATGAACACGGAAACGATATTTTGGTAAGCCATATCGCCAAAGCCAATCCACAATGGAAACATTTTAATGAAACCGATCAAGTGCTCTGTATTTTCAATGGGCCGCATAGCTACATATCATCCTCATGGTACAAAGCCGAAGAAGTACCAACTTGGAACTATATAGCGGTACATATTTATGGCAAACTCAAAATATTGGAAGAAGACGAAGTTTTAAAGTCGATGCACAAACTTGTGGCCAAATATGAACAGAATTCCAAAAACCCAATCTCATTGAGCGATATGTCATCCAAAACCATGAGACAGATAAAAGGTGTTGTGGGTTTTCAAATTTCTATCGACGATATTCAGGCTACGTATAAACTTTCACAAGGTCGAGAACAGGACCATGCCAAAATTATATCAGAATTGGAAGAAACCAATAATCCGGGAAGCAATGCCATTGCAAATGAAATGAAAAGTTGA
- a CDS encoding CIA30 family protein: protein MNNISLFDFSRDSDISKWVVVNDGVMGGLSQGSFKLNKKGHGEFSGYVSLENNGGFSSIRYPIKTLSTEPYSRFEIKLRGDRKNYQFRAKSQRYQRHSYISKIETNGDWQTITVKFSDMYPAFRGNILDIPNYDGRALAEIAFLIGNKKAEDFKLEIDYIRLQ from the coding sequence ATGAACAACATCTCTTTATTTGACTTTTCCCGAGATTCTGATATCAGTAAGTGGGTAGTAGTAAATGATGGTGTTATGGGCGGTCTATCCCAAGGTAGTTTTAAATTGAACAAGAAAGGTCACGGTGAATTTAGTGGATACGTATCTTTAGAAAACAATGGCGGATTCTCATCGATACGGTATCCGATAAAAACACTTTCTACCGAACCATATTCCAGATTCGAAATCAAATTAAGGGGCGATAGGAAAAATTATCAGTTTAGGGCAAAATCCCAACGCTATCAGAGACATTCCTATATTTCAAAAATTGAGACCAATGGTGATTGGCAAACCATAACCGTAAAGTTCTCCGATATGTACCCTGCCTTTCGAGGCAACATTCTGGATATACCTAATTATGATGGCAGAGCCTTGGCGGAAATCGCATTTTTGATAGGAAATAAAAAAGCGGAAGATTTTAAATTGGAGATAGATTACATAAGGCTGCAATAA
- a CDS encoding C-type lectin domain-containing protein, with protein MGQDTFADDFNVRSYTNNDGSENFLGGWVETGENTNATNGRIRIDNNGTNRRLRFTNMDGRYITRNLDLSAYATATLTLDYERTNGDETITVQMYNGSNFVSVGVLSGTGSFSYNLNPNEISANSAIRFIATDGNWDVNQERIYIDNLLFTAQLPNQPPVVAGSGSQTYCPGGSVPVAESINITDPDDTTTTAVYIQISNGYVNGEDLLTLTGSHPNITASWDATQGEITLLGPAAYSEFETAILATEFSSSSTNPSGTRQFSITVGEANFLPSTQHYYEFVSDPGITWTDAEAAASNRTYFGLQGYLVTLTSQQEADFSGSQAQGVGWIGANDVAVEGEWRWVTGPEAGTLFWNGGVGGTTITYDFWNNNEPNNCCGGEDYAHITDNSVGIQGSWNDLPNTGGGGAYASQGYVVEYGGMTGDPILNLTATTSITIDNTGPTWVTATGALDETYECATDVPGLSACSDLRTTYFNEQQYSWGFGLQNNTGSVVDSWEVQITNADYQLDPTQLSNQSAFDYSEIDNGDGTFDLILTGTSSIPAFGGIPGGNIQWSGVNFGFNPSSDGISILCGAVTFTPPVATDDCGAVTVTQISDVITTFNSQNDYVRVITYQAIDSSGNTSVPFTKTITVNDSTDPTASNPPNMNVFCSDDIPLPDVTVVDDEADNCSGQLTVMHIGDISDGGSNPETITRTYRISDLAGNSTDVTQSIIVSDFLVTTQPSNVSTIAGTSISFSVVADNVDIWQWQVSTNSGATFTDITDGADYSGAQTSTLTLSDTAVDISKNGFMYRVLVSNSSSSCTAVASDNASLTVAVGSVITNRRITYRVKKE; from the coding sequence ATGGGTCAAGACACTTTTGCCGATGATTTCAACGTGCGTAGCTACACCAACAATGATGGATCTGAAAATTTTTTGGGGGGGTGGGTAGAGACTGGAGAAAATACTAATGCGACAAATGGCCGAATACGCATTGATAACAATGGTACCAATCGTAGGCTTCGCTTTACCAATATGGACGGAAGGTACATTACGAGAAACTTGGACTTATCTGCCTATGCGACCGCAACGCTTACCTTGGATTATGAAAGAACAAACGGTGATGAGACCATTACGGTACAAATGTACAATGGTAGCAACTTCGTTAGCGTTGGGGTACTGTCCGGTACCGGGAGTTTTTCGTACAATTTGAACCCTAACGAAATTAGTGCAAATTCTGCCATACGATTCATTGCTACTGATGGGAATTGGGACGTAAATCAAGAACGTATTTATATTGATAACCTACTTTTCACTGCGCAACTTCCAAACCAACCACCTGTTGTCGCCGGTTCTGGTAGTCAAACCTATTGTCCTGGCGGTTCGGTACCTGTCGCAGAATCTATCAATATTACCGATCCCGACGATACAACAACTACTGCGGTATATATCCAAATTTCCAATGGTTATGTAAACGGAGAGGATTTACTGACCTTGACGGGCAGCCACCCTAATATCACGGCATCATGGGATGCAACTCAGGGAGAGATAACGCTACTGGGACCAGCTGCATATAGCGAATTTGAGACTGCTATACTGGCAACTGAATTTTCTTCGAGCTCTACAAACCCATCTGGAACACGCCAATTTTCCATTACTGTGGGCGAGGCGAATTTCCTGCCCAGTACACAACACTATTACGAGTTTGTGTCAGACCCCGGTATCACTTGGACAGATGCTGAAGCAGCCGCAAGCAATAGAACCTATTTTGGATTGCAAGGGTATTTGGTAACCCTAACATCGCAACAAGAGGCCGATTTTTCGGGCTCTCAAGCCCAAGGTGTTGGTTGGATAGGTGCCAATGATGTAGCCGTAGAAGGCGAATGGCGATGGGTCACTGGACCAGAAGCTGGAACACTGTTTTGGAATGGAGGTGTTGGTGGAACTACAATAACCTATGATTTTTGGAATAACAATGAACCGAACAACTGTTGCGGAGGAGAAGATTATGCCCATATTACCGACAACAGTGTAGGTATACAGGGGTCATGGAACGATTTGCCCAATACAGGTGGGGGTGGTGCCTATGCATCACAGGGGTACGTAGTGGAATACGGGGGAATGACAGGAGATCCGATTTTGAACCTAACGGCCACCACCAGTATAACAATCGATAACACAGGGCCTACTTGGGTAACGGCTACCGGAGCCTTGGATGAAACTTACGAGTGTGCCACAGATGTGCCCGGATTAAGCGCATGCAGCGACCTGCGGACAACATATTTTAACGAACAGCAGTATTCTTGGGGGTTTGGACTACAAAACAATACAGGTTCGGTAGTTGATTCTTGGGAAGTACAGATAACTAATGCCGATTATCAATTAGATCCAACACAGTTGTCAAATCAATCAGCATTTGATTATTCGGAAATCGATAATGGTGACGGTACTTTTGATTTGATTTTAACGGGAACAAGCTCTATCCCTGCTTTTGGGGGAATACCTGGGGGAAATATACAATGGTCAGGGGTAAATTTTGGTTTCAATCCAAGTTCCGATGGTATATCTATCCTTTGTGGTGCCGTAACATTTACCCCGCCAGTGGCTACTGACGATTGCGGAGCAGTAACAGTGACCCAAATTAGCGATGTAATAACAACCTTTAATTCCCAGAATGATTACGTTAGGGTAATTACCTATCAGGCTATCGATAGCAGTGGCAATACAAGTGTACCTTTTACCAAAACCATAACCGTAAACGATAGTACCGATCCAACAGCATCAAACCCACCAAACATGAATGTATTTTGTTCTGATGATATACCTTTACCTGACGTCACCGTGGTAGATGATGAAGCTGATAACTGCTCGGGCCAGTTAACGGTTATGCATATTGGTGACATTTCTGATGGAGGTTCCAATCCTGAGACCATAACAAGAACGTATCGTATCAGCGACTTGGCCGGGAACAGTACTGATGTTACCCAAAGCATTATCGTTTCCGATTTTTTGGTCACCACCCAACCTTCAAACGTATCGACCATAGCAGGCACGAGCATAAGTTTTTCAGTTGTGGCTGATAATGTTGATATATGGCAATGGCAGGTCAGCACAAATAGTGGCGCAACATTTACCGATATTACAGATGGTGCCGATTATTCCGGAGCACAAACCAGTACCCTTACGTTGAGTGATACTGCTGTTGATATTTCCAAAAACGGATTTATGTATCGTGTCTTGGTGTCCAATTCATCTTCATCGTGTACGGCCGTTGCCTCTGATAATGCCTCGTTGACCGTAGCAGTAGGTAGCGTTATCACCAATAGGAGGATTACCTATAGAGTAAAAAAAGAGTAA
- a CDS encoding TonB-dependent receptor: protein MKQLFIFYIACFTTFTYAQTIISGQVVDKANIPIVRANVYLEGTYDGASTDDNGKFSFETSETGTQNLIVSMMSFETYLQAGDVTYLQNMKITLREAINQLNGVTLTAGSFQAGDNSKVSVLKPLDIVTTAGAAGDFIGALQTLPGTSNVSEDGRLFVRGGQAGETQQFVDGLRVFQPFNATANNIPTRGRLSPFLFKGITFSTGGYSAEYGQALSGVLLLNTIDEPDQEKTEISVLSVGGGLGRTEIWGNKSLSVNAQYINFAPYQWLIPNEQGARWNKPYESISGETVFRSKTDNSIFKFYTGFNQANLDLDQEDINFDDFVNFRLKNSNLYANSSYKHFFDKEWTMTAGASISSDRNDIGVQANTIDANETAGHLKVKLKKNFNNRFQLNMGAEHFITDYQENFIAPDGFTFDSGFQDNLSSGFAEADVFFSNKFAMKLGVRGEYSSFLEESNIAPRVSLAYKSSKNGQFSLAYGDFYQNPLTESLKFDQSLSFEKASHYILNYRYLSDGKTFIAEAYHKEYDNLVKFDTEMPQFNSEFNNLGNGYATGIDIFWRDNKSIKNLDYWASYSYLNTKRDFRNFRESATPNFAPAHSLSLVTKYWVEDWRSQIGVSYNYGSGRPYDNPNTPEFLAEKTRPFNSLNLNWAYLISQQKILFFSVTNVTGFKNVNGYQYANTPNMDGVFERRAIRPTADAFFVVGFFWTISADKKSNQLDNL, encoded by the coding sequence ATGAAACAGTTATTTATATTTTATATCGCATGCTTTACAACTTTTACGTATGCACAGACTATCATTAGCGGTCAAGTAGTGGATAAGGCAAATATTCCCATTGTAAGGGCAAATGTCTACTTAGAGGGTACATATGACGGGGCCTCTACTGATGATAACGGGAAATTTAGTTTTGAAACATCGGAAACCGGAACGCAAAACCTAATAGTTTCCATGATGTCATTTGAAACTTATCTACAGGCGGGCGATGTCACTTATTTGCAAAATATGAAAATTACCTTACGCGAGGCGATAAATCAATTAAACGGGGTAACGCTAACGGCAGGCAGTTTTCAAGCAGGGGATAATTCAAAAGTATCAGTCTTAAAACCTTTGGATATCGTTACCACGGCAGGAGCTGCAGGCGATTTTATAGGAGCTTTGCAGACTTTGCCCGGTACTTCAAATGTGAGTGAAGACGGTCGGCTTTTCGTTAGAGGGGGCCAGGCAGGGGAGACACAACAGTTTGTTGACGGTCTCCGTGTTTTTCAACCCTTTAACGCAACTGCCAACAATATTCCCACTAGAGGTCGTTTGTCACCCTTCCTATTTAAAGGGATTACCTTTAGCACGGGAGGATATTCTGCTGAATACGGGCAAGCACTCTCAGGCGTATTATTATTGAACACTATTGACGAACCAGATCAAGAAAAGACCGAAATATCCGTTTTATCGGTAGGAGGAGGTTTGGGCAGAACAGAAATTTGGGGAAACAAGTCGCTCAGCGTCAACGCACAGTATATCAATTTTGCACCGTATCAATGGCTCATTCCCAACGAACAAGGTGCACGCTGGAACAAACCCTACGAATCTATTTCCGGAGAGACGGTTTTTAGGAGCAAAACGGACAATAGCATCTTTAAATTCTATACAGGTTTTAATCAAGCCAATCTAGATTTAGATCAAGAGGATATCAATTTTGATGATTTCGTAAATTTTAGATTAAAGAACAGCAATCTTTATGCGAACAGTTCTTACAAACATTTTTTTGACAAGGAATGGACGATGACCGCTGGCGCCAGTATTTCTTCCGATAGAAATGATATCGGTGTTCAGGCCAATACTATTGATGCCAATGAAACCGCAGGCCATTTAAAGGTTAAACTAAAGAAGAACTTCAACAACCGGTTTCAATTGAATATGGGGGCAGAACATTTTATAACGGATTATCAAGAGAATTTTATCGCTCCCGATGGATTCACCTTTGATTCCGGCTTTCAGGATAATTTAAGTTCGGGTTTTGCAGAAGCGGATGTGTTTTTCAGCAACAAATTCGCCATGAAACTAGGTGTACGTGGCGAATATTCTAGCTTTTTAGAGGAATCCAACATAGCACCACGGGTATCTTTGGCTTATAAAAGCAGTAAAAACGGACAGTTTTCCTTAGCCTATGGGGATTTTTACCAGAACCCTTTGACTGAATCTTTAAAATTTGACCAAAGCTTGAGTTTTGAAAAGGCTTCACATTACATTTTGAATTACCGTTACTTATCTGATGGAAAAACCTTTATTGCGGAAGCCTACCATAAAGAGTATGATAACCTCGTGAAGTTTGATACCGAAATGCCACAATTCAATTCTGAATTCAATAACCTAGGGAACGGTTATGCCACAGGTATCGATATTTTTTGGCGTGACAACAAGAGTATAAAAAACCTGGATTATTGGGCATCGTATTCTTATTTGAATACAAAGCGTGATTTTCGAAACTTTAGGGAAAGCGCTACCCCGAATTTTGCTCCGGCACATAGTTTGTCTTTGGTAACAAAGTATTGGGTAGAAGATTGGCGTTCGCAAATCGGGGTTTCTTACAATTATGGCTCTGGCAGGCCGTATGACAATCCGAACACGCCCGAATTCTTGGCGGAGAAAACAAGACCGTTCAATAGCCTTAACTTGAACTGGGCCTATTTGATTTCACAGCAAAAAATACTGTTCTTTTCAGTGACCAATGTTACCGGCTTTAAAAATGTGAACGGCTATCAGTACGCCAATACACCAAATATGGACGGTGTTTTTGAACGCCGTGCGATACGACCAACTGCCGATGCATTCTTCGTGGTAGGGTTCTTTTGGACCATAAGTGCCGACAAAAAAAGCAATCAATTGGATAATCTGTAA
- a CDS encoding endonuclease/exonuclease/phosphatase family protein, translated as MKKLNQLQSYILKKTATFLFLLVMFFLHPIAAQEIGVMSYNIKYDNVQDTVNNWDGRKEAMVSLIRHYGPKFIGMQEVLHKQLKYLDDNLASYEYIGVGRDDGKLKGEFSPIFYDTSLFELIKSETFWLSDTPDTISVGWDASMERICTYGLFKSIADDQKLFVFNTHFDHVGEIAREKSVSLIIKKINELNSKNHPIILMGDLNLMPGEKPIQKLQETFTDGMKFVGNAFYGPIGTFNGFDADRVLDQRIDYIFTKNLQVKSYIHIDDRMENNKYISDHLPVLLKFDYQ; from the coding sequence ATGAAGAAATTAAATCAATTACAATCCTATATTTTGAAGAAAACCGCTACATTTTTGTTTCTGCTCGTGATGTTTTTTTTACATCCTATCGCAGCTCAAGAAATAGGTGTGATGTCCTACAATATCAAATACGATAACGTACAGGATACCGTAAATAATTGGGACGGCCGCAAAGAGGCCATGGTAAGTTTAATACGTCATTATGGCCCTAAATTTATTGGTATGCAGGAAGTGCTTCACAAACAATTGAAATATTTGGATGATAATCTTGCCTCTTATGAATATATTGGTGTTGGTAGGGACGATGGAAAATTGAAAGGGGAATTTTCACCCATTTTTTATGACACTTCACTGTTTGAGCTTATCAAAAGCGAAACGTTTTGGTTATCGGACACTCCTGACACGATTTCGGTAGGTTGGGACGCTTCAATGGAACGTATCTGCACGTATGGCCTTTTCAAAAGTATAGCGGATGATCAAAAACTATTTGTCTTTAACACGCACTTTGACCATGTTGGGGAAATTGCACGAGAAAAATCGGTTAGCCTAATCATCAAAAAAATAAATGAATTGAATAGTAAAAATCATCCCATAATTTTAATGGGCGACCTTAACTTGATGCCCGGAGAAAAACCAATACAAAAGCTACAAGAAACATTTACAGACGGTATGAAATTTGTTGGAAACGCTTTTTATGGCCCAATAGGCACGTTTAACGGTTTTGATGCAGATAGGGTTTTGGACCAACGTATTGATTATATATTTACGAAGAACCTACAGGTAAAATCTTATATACATATTGATGACCGTATGGAAAACAATAAATACATATCCGATCATCTACCAGTTCTTTTAAAATTTGATTATCAATAA
- a CDS encoding DEAD/DEAH box helicase, whose product MTFKDLGLAEPILKALETEGYTQPTPIQGQAIPILLKGKDLLGVAQTGTGKTAAFGIPILHHLYTSPNNQKGRKRIKALVVTPTRELAIQIGESFTAYGKHTGLKNTVIFGGVKQGKQVDILRNGIDILIATPGRLLDLMNQGFISLRDVEYAVLDEADQMLDMGFIHDIKKIIAKLPANRQSLFFSATMPKAIVELSRSILGDFEQVTIKPQQATAEKVTQGVYFVSKKNKPKLLVHLLKEKPTDSVLVFSRTKHGANKIVKKLAQADIRSAAIHGNKSQTARQKALGDFKDGKLKVLVATDIAARGIDVEELSLVINFDLPNVPETYVHRIGRTGRASASGIALSFCDKEERPYLKDIEKLIRQEVPRMPEHQFIDEDDTDQQREPQKQSQKPRNQNRSKNRNRNRSGNSNYRGKKNSNRNSGSRNNSQKSSE is encoded by the coding sequence ATGACATTTAAAGATCTAGGTTTAGCCGAACCCATATTAAAAGCTTTGGAAACCGAAGGGTATACCCAACCTACCCCTATTCAAGGACAAGCGATACCCATATTGTTAAAAGGAAAAGACTTGTTGGGTGTTGCCCAAACAGGAACTGGAAAAACGGCAGCTTTTGGGATTCCCATCCTTCATCATTTGTATACATCACCAAATAATCAGAAAGGCAGAAAACGCATCAAGGCATTGGTAGTAACCCCCACACGTGAACTTGCCATTCAGATCGGGGAAAGTTTTACGGCCTACGGGAAACATACGGGACTAAAAAACACCGTGATTTTTGGTGGGGTAAAACAAGGAAAGCAAGTAGATATATTGCGTAATGGCATCGATATTTTAATCGCTACGCCCGGGCGACTTTTAGATTTGATGAACCAAGGTTTCATTTCTCTACGTGATGTTGAATACGCCGTGTTGGACGAAGCTGATCAAATGCTCGATATGGGTTTTATACACGACATCAAAAAAATCATCGCCAAATTACCGGCAAATCGGCAATCGCTGTTTTTCTCAGCAACGATGCCCAAGGCCATTGTAGAACTTTCCCGTTCCATTCTAGGGGATTTTGAACAGGTCACCATTAAGCCACAACAGGCCACAGCCGAAAAAGTAACGCAAGGTGTATATTTTGTAAGTAAAAAAAACAAACCCAAACTGTTGGTACATCTGCTTAAGGAAAAGCCCACCGACTCGGTTTTGGTATTCTCAAGAACCAAGCACGGCGCAAACAAAATAGTGAAAAAATTGGCCCAGGCCGATATTAGGTCTGCTGCCATTCACGGCAACAAATCCCAAACGGCCCGTCAAAAGGCCTTGGGTGATTTTAAGGATGGTAAATTAAAGGTGTTGGTAGCCACCGATATCGCTGCACGTGGTATTGACGTAGAAGAACTTTCCTTGGTCATCAATTTTGATTTGCCCAACGTGCCAGAAACTTATGTGCACCGTATAGGGCGCACGGGCAGGGCAAGTGCCAGCGGTATAGCGCTATCATTTTGCGATAAGGAAGAACGGCCCTATTTAAAGGATATTGAAAAATTGATAAGGCAAGAGGTGCCTAGAATGCCCGAGCATCAATTCATTGACGAAGATGATACGGACCAACAAAGAGAGCCCCAAAAGCAATCACAAAAACCCAGAAACCAAAATAGAAGTAAAAACCGTAATAGAAATCGCTCCGGAAATTCAAATTACCGCGGAAAAAAAAACAGTAACAGGAACAGCGGTAGCCGAAACAATTCCCAAAAGAGTAGTGAATAA
- a CDS encoding Type 1 glutamine amidotransferase-like domain-containing protein: MAKKQLFVYGSGRHTKPFLNHMARITGKKTPNICFLPTASGDDDAYIEKFYGVCSQIDVAPHVLKVWVNSYDHKQTFAEIINAMDVIVVGGGNTLNMLAIWKAQGIDLLLKNAYGNGVVMGGGSAGSLCWFNGGTTDSRPKELSIVEGMRFIDKSHCPHYNSEKSRRPLYHNNILEGSLTDGYACDDRSAIHFIDGKVEKSVSLDDENHSYYVYIREGSIIEEKIDGEIIS, encoded by the coding sequence ATGGCGAAAAAACAACTATTCGTGTATGGTAGTGGCCGTCACACAAAACCTTTCTTAAACCATATGGCACGGATTACCGGTAAAAAAACACCCAATATTTGTTTTTTACCAACAGCCAGTGGAGATGATGATGCTTATATCGAAAAGTTTTATGGGGTATGTTCTCAAATAGATGTTGCCCCACATGTGCTCAAAGTTTGGGTAAATTCCTATGACCATAAACAAACATTTGCCGAGATTATCAACGCTATGGATGTTATCGTGGTAGGTGGCGGCAATACTTTAAATATGTTGGCCATATGGAAAGCCCAGGGCATTGACCTATTGTTGAAGAATGCTTATGGCAACGGTGTGGTGATGGGCGGTGGCAGTGCAGGTTCCCTATGCTGGTTCAATGGTGGTACAACCGATTCCCGACCTAAGGAATTAAGTATCGTAGAGGGGATGCGCTTTATCGATAAAAGCCATTGCCCACATTACAATTCAGAAAAATCAAGGCGGCCCTTATATCACAACAACATTTTGGAAGGAAGTTTAACTGACGGATATGCGTGTGACGATCGCTCCGCTATTCATTTTATCGATGGAAAAGTTGAAAAATCGGTATCGCTCGATGACGAAAACCATTCATATTACGTATACATTAGAGAAGGCAGTATCATAGAAGAAAAAATTGATGGTGAGATAATTTCCTGA